In the Mya arenaria isolate MELC-2E11 chromosome 11, ASM2691426v1 genome, one interval contains:
- the LOC128209747 gene encoding uncharacterized protein LOC128209747, with the protein MEHLHKLILCLAISSLYCIVQTMTEEPCPEHSDCQSCTSVNVYEPSRNVKCKWCPLDRRCHSFDSNGPCTNYMNIEQNTLCPKARHEKYDPEEGYRLALLSAVAYAEPEYVQKCLYHSLPSYDFELVEAIGRKCNLRFNDYKECFAYTAISHKRSTIILSYRGTASTPKYKQLLDEALETFEEEKDFRNIGKVHAYFHYAFNKLYDPCLRESIRKLTRQYMSYDVIVTGHSLGGAMASLAAVALVKDGVVPGNRLSLYTFGMPRTGDKDFAYGHDLTVNRSWRIVHYKDLVARIPRSSDDAYHHGMEIYYPREGMNYTSNYVECRGDEDMECSKGQRIDLIDGIKYHTSYFGINLGEHCKNELRYRRSSEEPRFPDNHCEVISLKDAEKLANTEIKAVTESQCDFENDFCDWSRASGSTFNFQRHKGQTDAAGKTGPRTDCKGSNGYFIFADATGNLRELAKLRSPNFPIGPYCLTFYYHMYGEDMGALKVFVYSNKTRKKLLERSKSQGDRWIKQRANAKFKKAEIDTIHFEFEARIGKNYASDIALDDISITPGLCH; encoded by the exons ATGGAACATTTACATAAACTGATATTGTGTTTAGCTATTTCTTCACTTTACTGCATTGTACAGACAATGACAGAAGAACCATGTCCGGAACACAGTGACTGTCAATCGTGCACCAGTGTTAATGTTTACGAACCCTCTCGGAATGTAAAATGCAAGTGGTGTCCACTTGACCGACGGTGTCATTCTTTCGACTCTAACGGTCCTTGTACGAACTACAtgaatattgaacaaaatactTTGTGCCCCAAAGCAAGGCACGAGAAATACGACCCAGAAGAGGGCTACAGGCTCGCGCTTTTATCAGCCGTTGCTTATGCAGAACCAGAATACGTGCAGAAATGCCTGTATCACAGTCTCCCCAGTTATGATTTCGAATTAGTCGAGGCGATAGGAAGGAAATGTAATCTAAGATTCAACGACTATAAAGAATGCTTTGCATACACTGCAATATCTCATAAACGAAGcacaattattttatcatatcgCGGCACAGCTAGCACACCGAAATATAAGCAGTTGTTGGATGAAGCGTTGGAAACTTTCGAAGAAGAGAAAGACTTCAGGAACATTGGTAAGGTCCATGCTTATTTTCATTACGCTTTTAACAAACTCTACGACCCTTGCCTAAGAGAAAGCATTCGGAAGTTAACGAGACAATATATGAGCTATGATGTTATAGTCACTGGGCATTCATTGGGAGGGGCGATGGCTTCGCTTGCTGCCGTAGCCTTAGTGAAAGACGGTGTTGTTCCAGGGAACAGATTGAGCCTTTATACATTCGGAATGCCGAGAACGGGTGATAAAGACTTTGCATATGGACATGACCTCACTGTGAACAGAAGCTGGAGAATTGTTCACTACAAGGACCTTGTTGCTCGGATACCACGTAGTTCTGACGATGCATACCACCATGGGATGGAAATATATTACCCTCGCGAGGGTATGAATTACACGTCGAACTACGTGGAATGTCGAGGAGATGAAGACATGGAATGTAGCAAAGGTCAAAGAATCGATTTGATTGATGGCATTAAATACCACACGTCATATTTTGGTATAAATCTCGGAGAGCACTGCAAAAACGAACTGCGATATCGACGCTCGTCCGAAGAACCTAGATTTCCTGATAATCATTGCGAGGTTATTTCACTCAAGGATGCCGAAAAACTTGCAAATACAG aaataaaGGCAGTAACGGAGAGCCAGTGTGATTTTGAGAATGACTTTTGTGACTGGTCTCGTGCATCGGGTAGCACTTTCAACTTTCAAAGGCACAAGGGACAGACTGATGCTGCAGGAAAAACGGGACCTCGAACGGATTGTAAAGGCTCAAACG GCTATTTCATCTTCGCCGATGCAACTGGAAACTTACGAGAACTTGCAAAACTTCGTTCGCCAAATTTTCCGATTGGACCGTATTGTTTAACGTTTTACTACCACATGTATGGAGAAGATATGGGCGCGCTAAAAGTGTTTGTATATTCAAACAAGACACGCAAAAAGTTACTGGAAAGGTCAAAGAGTCAAGGAGACCGTTGGATCAAGCAAAGAGCGAATGCAAAATTCAAAAAGGCAGAAATTGACACCATACAT TTTGAGTTTGAAGCCCGAATTGGCAAGAATTACGCGAGTGATATTGCTTTGGACGACATCAGCATCACGCCAGGACTTTGCCACTAG